Proteins encoded within one genomic window of Drosophila willistoni isolate 14030-0811.24 chromosome XL unlocalized genomic scaffold, UCI_dwil_1.1 Seg141, whole genome shotgun sequence:
- the LOC6648387 gene encoding carboxypeptidase B: protein MHLTCLFLLICTLNFATSVERTVSDATVSSTLARLPFFGGGVGQLLRYIRPLDTVNGNQRRSELRSELDINYISYRGSQLWKLNFNATRMVNDDDEDEDDVNQKTSAIMPGPTDAEFSQMVERYGTEVWNINQDGIDILIDQKNVAAAREFMDKASFSYNIMIDDIEKAIDETYTEAVVQDSGLMELNNNSHPWMEREGVLMTWRRYHDHADIQQFLQNILETHSDLVEIIQIGLTRNKRPLEVLRVSNGNPNNWAIFVDAGLQARDWLSPAAVTYAISKLTWLWSMNELDRHMRHIDWYFLPITNPDGYQYSRLTDRLWTKNRNYDSSTGCYGVNLDRNFDQGWSQSGGSSANPCKNLYSGSNSFTEIETRAMRNFLVSLGKDYLGAYISFGGYGQSITYPWGDADYVTENQRQLKQTGREAVRNLRRLNHAEYSLGTSYRQKLARPGNSADWVQQRIEPQFVYNVFLKDQGRYGYLMPPHYIVESGEEAYDFLSTIAKNLK, encoded by the exons ATGCACTTGACTTGTCTTTTTCTATTGATTTGCACGCTTAACTTTGCCACATCTGTGGAACGAACTGTGAGTGATGCAACCGTTAGTAGCACTTTGGCTCGTTTGCCATTTTTTGGCGGCGGTGTTGGCCAATTGTTACGGTATATAAGACCCTTGGATACAGTCAATGGTAATCAACGACGTTCCGAGCTGCGTAGTGAGCTCGATATCAACTACATTAGCTATAGAGGAAGTCAGTTGTGgaagttaaattttaatgccACACGAATGgttaatgatgatgacgaagATGAAGACGATGTTAATCAAAAGACATCAGCCATAATGCCCGGGCCAACGGATGCTGAATTCAGCCAGATGGTTGAACGTTACG GTACTGAGGTATGGAATATTAATCAGGATGGCATCGATATTCTAATCGATCAAAAGAATGTGGCTGCAGCCCGTGAGTTTATGGATAAGGCTAGCTTTAGCTACAACATTATGATTGATGATATTGAAAAGGCCATTGATGAGACATATACCGAGGCAGTTGTTCAGGACTCAGGCTTAATGGAGTTGAACAATAATTCACATCCTTGGATGGAACGTGAAGGTGTTTTAATGACATGGCGACGTTATCATGATCATGCTGATATACAGCAGTTTTTGCAAAACATATTGGAAACTCATTCCGATTTGGTTGAGATCATACAAATTGGTTTAACACGCAATAAAAGACCATTGGAGGTCCTAAG AGTATCGAATGGAAATCCAAATAATTGGGCCATATTCGTGGATGCTGGTCTACAGGCACGGGATTGGCTAAGTCCTGCTGCTGTCACTTATGCCATATCGAAGCTAACTTGGCTCTGGTCAATGAATGAACTCGATAGACATATGCGACATATTGATTGGTATTTTCTACCCATCACCAATCCCGATGGCTATCAATATTCCCGCCTAACTGATCGGCTATGGACCAAAAATCGCAACTATGACAGTTCCACGGGCTGCTATGGTGTCAATTTGGATCGTAACTTTGATCAGGGTTGGAGCCAATCGGGTGGCTCGTCTGCGAATCCCTGCAAGAATCTCTATAGCGGTTCGAACAGTTTCACCGAAATCGAAACACGTGCCATGCGTAATTTTCTCGTCAGTTTGGGTAAGGATTATTTAGGAGCTTATATCTCGTTTGGCGGCTATGGTCAGAGTATTACATATCCATGGGGTGACGCTGACTATGTGACAGAGAATCAACGACAATTAAAACAAACGGGCCGAGAAGCTGTACGCAATTTAAGACGTTTAAATCATGCGGAATATAGTCTGGGTACAAGCTATCGTCAGAAACTTGCCAGGCCAGGAAATTCCGCCGATTGGGTACAGCAGCGAATTGAACCGCAATTTGTGTATAATGTATTCCTAAAGGATCAGGGTCGATATGGTTATCTAATGCCACCGCATTATATTGTCGAATCCGGTGAAGAGGCCTATGACTTTTTAAGCACAATTGCCAAGAATTtgaaatga
- the LOC6648388 gene encoding carboxypeptidase B yields MSSLYNCVGKFYIVSLLMMIFCSVCALAAMNNATDFMLDVNEIPQRYDEAQLWRIYNISEAMQQRVPVGQVLEQKFGGNIWKENSKFLDISIQKEQVKAARAFLEAHRLDTQVLNYNVQSMIDEELLEGVMKTSSGPGVRSKKATGSTMHWKDYHDLETIYGFMREIRTKFPNIARLYTIGKTVEGRDLKVLRISENPREYKKIWIDGGIHAREWISPATVTFILYQLMSNWEDQPSHIRGLTWYIMPVMNPDGYEYSRTVNRLWRKNRSPSRRNNCLGVDLNRNFDIGWSGYGSSTNPCSDTYRGNAPASEEETKAVAEFLAKRKYNLEAYLTYHSYGQMVVYPWAYKAVKVKDASVLQRVANTAVQRIAQKTGSTYRASVTHEVLGIAGGGSDDWSRAALGVKYVYTIELRDRGAFGFVLPPRYIKDTALEGWTVCETVAQAIG; encoded by the exons ATGTCGTCATTATACAATTGTGTGGGGAAATTTTATATAGTTTCCCTGCTGATGATGATATTCTGCTCTGTCTGCGCCTTGGCAGCTATGAATAATGCCACCGATTTTATGCTGGATGTAAATGAAATACCCCAAAGATATGATGAGGCACAATTGTGGCGTATTTATAATATATCCGAGGCCATGCAACAACGTGTGCCTGTGGGACAGGTTTTGGAACAGAAATTCGGTGGCAACATTTGGAAGGAGAATTCTAAGTTTCTCGATATATCCATACAAAAGGAACAGGTGAAGGCAGCACGTGCCTTCCTGGAGGCACATCGTCTGGACACTCAAGTTTTGAACTATAATGTACAATCGATGATCGATGAGGAGCTATTGGAAGGTGTTATGAAAACATCATCTGGACCGGGTGTACGTTCAA aaaaagcCACAGGCAGCACCATGCACTGGAAGGACTATCATGATTTGGAAACAATTTATGGTTTTATGCGAGAGATACGTACTAAATTCCCAAATATTGCGCGACTTTATACCATTGGCAAAACTGTTGAGGGACGTGATCTTAAAGTATTGCG TATCTCGGAAAATCCGCgtgaatataaaaaaatttggatCGATGGCGGCATTCATGCACGCGAATGGATCAGTCCGGCCACAGTTACCTTCATTCTATATCAATTGATGTCAAATTGGGAAGATCAGCCATCCCATATACGTGGCCTTACATGGTACATAATGCCTGTCATGAATCCGGATGGCTATGAATACAGTCGCACCGTGAATCGCTTGTGGCGGAAAAATCGTTCACCCTCGCGTCGGAACAATTGTCTGGGTGTTGATCTGAATCGTAATTTCGATATTGGCTGGTCTGGTTATGGTTCCTCTACGAATCCCTGCAGTGACACATATCGCGGCAATGCACCAGCTTCGGAGGAGGAAACAAAAGCAGTTGCCGAATTCTTGGCCAAACGTAAATACAATTTGGAGGCATATTTGACGTATCATAGCTATGGTCAAATGGTTGTCTACCCTTGGGCTTATAAGGCCGTCAAGGTCAAGGATGCGAGCGTTTTGCAACGTGTAGCTAATACGGCTGTTCAAAGGATAGCACAGAAAACTGGCTCCACATATCGTGCCTCAGTCACTCATGAGGTCCTGGGCATTGCCGGCGGTGGTTCAGATGATTGGTCTCGCGCCGCTTTGGGTGTGAAATATGTCTATACCATTGAATTGCGCGATCGTGGAGCCTTTGGATTTGTCCTGCCACCCAGATACATCAAGGATACGGCCCTAGAGGGATGGACAGTGTGCGAAACCGTTGCGCAGGCAATTGGTTAA
- the LOC6648390 gene encoding 39S ribosomal protein L14, mitochondrial: MMSQLTLRWLTKTKLQPMAAASTAIQKTQLFHTSPACMEIRKLARLRVVDNSDLGKRAMAEGRPPRCIHVYNKRGVGLIGDKVLVAIKGQMKKGILVGLKQNQPSKQPKFDSNNLVLIDDNGSPLGTRIHVPIPSILRTILKEKTLAKGADYTKVLAIASRFV, encoded by the coding sequence ATGATGTCCCAACTAACATTGCGCTGGCTGACCAAAACCAAGTTGCAGCCAAtggcagcagcatcaacagccatACAGAAAACGCAGCTGTTTCACACATCACCGGCTTGCATGGAGATACGGAAACTGGCTCGGCTCCGTGTGGTGGACAACAGTGATCTGGGCAAACGAGCAATGGCCGAAGGCAGACCACCTCGTTGCATTCATGTGTACAATAAACGTGGTGTAGGTCTCATTGGGGATAAAGTCCTAGTCGCTATCAAGGGACAGATGAAAAAAGGAATTCTAGTGGGACTTAAGCAGAATCAGCCCAGCAAACAGCCGAAATTTGACAGCAATAATCTGGTTCTAATTGACGATAACGGTTCGCCGTTGGGCACCAGGATTCATGTACCCATACCCAGCATATTAAGGACCATACTCAAGGAGAAGACTTTGGCCAAAGGCGCGGATTACACCAAAGTTTTGGCCATAGCTAGTCGTTTTGTATGA
- the LOC6648391 gene encoding raf homolog serine/threonine-protein kinase Raf isoform X1 has product MSSESSMESDSELYDPLAEELHNVQLVKHVTRENIDALNAKFANLQEPPAMYLNEYQELTSKLHELEAKEHELMEQLQQQQQQQQQQQHQEPDHHQQQQQPHYQNQTQILQQQRQLAKRTNQASAGVVGGGLTDSLVSSVSSSSAAFRQTKILLRVHLPNQQRTTVEVVPGVRLCDALMKALKLRQLTPDMCEVSTSLAGRHIIPWNTDIGSLHVEEIYVRLVDRFPIRTHIKHQIIRKTFFSLVFCEGCRRLLFTGFYCSQCNFRFHQRCANRVPMLCQPFPMDSYYQLLLAEQPDPTTMGGGLTGGRGIAVKFNVSSTSSGRSRRCSSSGSSSGGGGGVGGSSSAKPQSSTSTSTNHHHHRQGRAPRISQDDRSNSAPNVCINNINRSMTSEVQRSLIMQSRPPLPHPCTDHSSNSTQASPTSTLKHNRPRARSADESNKNLLSRDAKSSEENWNIQAEEILIGPRIGSGSFGTVYRAHWHGPVAVKTLNVKTPSPAQLQAFKNEVAMLKKTRHCNILLFMGCVSKPSLAIVTQWCEGSSLYKHVHVNETKFKLNTLIDIGRQVAQGMDYLHAKNIIHRDLKSNNIFLHEDLSVKIGDFGLATAKTRWSGEKQANQPTGSILWMAPEVIRMQEQNPYSFQSDVYAFGIVMYELLGECLPYCHISNKDQILFMVGRGLLRPDMSQVRSDAPQALKRLAEDCIKYNPKERPLFRPLLNMLENMLRTLPKIHRSASEPNLTQSQLQNEDFLYLCPSPKTPVNFNNFQFYSSAGNI; this is encoded by the exons atgtCTAGTGAGTCGTCAATGGAGAGCGACAGCGAGCTCTATGATCCGCTGGCCGAGGAGCTGCACAATGTTCAACTGGTGAAGCATGTGACCAGGGAAAATATTGACGCATTGAATGCCAAATTTGCCAATCTACAAGAGCCTCCGGCTATGTACTTAAATG AATACCAAGAGCTGACCTCAAAGCTGCATGAACTGGAGGCCAAAGAGCACGAGTTGATGGAGCaattgcaacagcaacaacaacaacaacaacaacagcagcatcagGAGCCAGAtcatcaccagcagcagcaacaaccacattatcaaaatcaaacacaaatcCTGCAACAGCAGCGACAATTGGCCAAAAGAACTAATCAGGCATCTGCtggtgttgttggtggtggccTCACTGATAGTCTGGTATCAAGCGTGTCTTCATCCTCAGCCGCCTTTCGTCAGACAAAGATTTTATTACGCGTTCATTTGCCCAATCAGCAGCGCACCACCGTTGAGGTAGTGCCTGGCGTACGCCTTTGCGATGCATTGATGAAGGCATTAAAATTGCGCCAACTAACGCCCGATATGTGTGAGGTTAGCACATCGTTGGCGGGTAGACATATCATACCATGGAATACAGATATTGGCTCACTGCATGTAGAAGAAATTTATGTGCGTTTGGTTGATAGATTTCCCATACGCACCCATATCAAGCATCAGATTATACGCAAAACCTTCTTTTCGTTGGTGTTTTGCGAAGGTTGCCGTCGCCTTCTGTTCACTGGATTTTATTGCAGTCAGTGTAATTTTCGTTTCCATCAGAGATGCGCCAACCGTGTACCGATGCTGTGTCAACCGTTCCCCATGGATAGTTACTATCAGTTGCTGTTGGCCGAACAACCGGATCCGACAACCATGGGCGGTGGTTTAACAGGAGGACGCGGCATTGCCGTTAAATTCAACGTGAGTAGCACCAGCAGCGGTCGGAGTCGACGTTGCAGTAGCAGCGGCAGTAGTagcggcggcggtggcggcgtCGGCGGCAGCAGCTCAGCTAAACCCCAATCATCTACATCAACATCAactaatcatcatcatcatcgacagGGTCGTGCTCCACGTATTAGCCAGGATGATCGTTCCAACTCGGCGCCAAATGTCTGTATCAATAATATCAATCGATCTATGACTAGCGAGGTTCAGCGCAGTTTAATTATGCAATCCAGACCCCCATTGCCG CATCCTTGTACCGATCATTCATCAAATTCAACGCAAGCTTCGCCTACCAGTACCTTGAAGCATAATCGTCCTCGTGCTCGTTCCGCCGATGAGAGCAATAAGAATCTACTCTCCCGCGATGCTAAAAGCTCCGAGGAAAATTGG AACATTCAAGCCGAAGAAATTTTAATTGGACCACGAATTGGTTCTGGCTCTTTTGGAACTGTCTATCGTGCCCATTGGCATGGACCGGTGGCTGTTAAAACATTGAATGTAAAAACTCCCAGTCCCGCCCAGTTGCAGGCATTCAAGAATGAAGTGGCAATGCTGAAAAAGACGCGACATTGTAATATTCTATTATTTATGGGTTGCGTATCGAAACCATCACTGGCCATTGTCACACAATGGTGTGAGGGGAGTAGTCTCTATAAGCATGTCCACGTGAATGAGaccaaattcaaattgaacacCCTTATAGACATTGGTAGGCAAGTGGCCCAGGGAATGGATTATTTACATGCCAAGAATATTATACACAG AGACCTCAAGTCCAATAACATCTTCCTGCACGAAGATTTGTCGGTAAAAATTGGCGATTTCGGTCTGGCCACGGCCAAAACACGTTGGTCTGGTGAAAAGCAAGCGAATCAACCAACTGGCAGCATTTTATGGATGGCCCCCGAAGTGATACGTATGCAAGAGCAGAATCCCTACTCGTTTCAATCGGATGTCTATGCCTTTGGCATTGTCATGTACGAACTATTGGGCGAATGTCTGCCCTATTGTCATATTAGTAATAAGGATCAAATCCTATTTATGGTGGGACGTGGTCTCCTTAGACCGGATATGAGTCAAGTGCGTTCCGATGCACCGCAAGCACTGAAACGCTTAGCCGAGGACTGTATCAAGTATAATCCTAAAGAGCGTCCGCTATTTCGGCCGTTGCTCAATATGCTGGAAAATATGTTAAGAACCCTGCCGAAAATTCATCGCAGTGCAAGTGAACCGAATTTGACACAATCGCAATTACAAAATGAAGATTTCTTGTATCTCTGCCCCAGTCCAAAGACGCCGGTGAATTTTAATAACTTTCAATTTTATAGCAGTGCAGGAAATATCTAA
- the LOC6648391 gene encoding raf homolog serine/threonine-protein kinase Raf isoform X2, producing MSSESSMESDSELYDPLAEELHNVQLVKHVTRENIDALNAKFANLQEPPAMYLNEYQELTSKLHELEAKEHELMEQLQQQQQQQQQQQHQEPDHHQQQQQPHYQNQTQILQQQRQLAKRTNQASAGVVGGGLTDSLVSSVSSSSAAFRQTKILLRVHLPNQQRTTVEVVPGVRLCDALMKALKLRQLTPDMCEVSTSLAGRHIIPWNTDIGSLHVEEIYVRLVDRFPIRTHIKHQIIRKTFFSLVFCEGCRRLLFTGFYCSQCNFRFHQRCANRVPMLCQPFPMDSYYQLLLAEQPDPTTMGGGLTGGRGIAVKFNGRAPRISQDDRSNSAPNVCINNINRSMTSEVQRSLIMQSRPPLPHPCTDHSSNSTQASPTSTLKHNRPRARSADESNKNLLSRDAKSSEENWNIQAEEILIGPRIGSGSFGTVYRAHWHGPVAVKTLNVKTPSPAQLQAFKNEVAMLKKTRHCNILLFMGCVSKPSLAIVTQWCEGSSLYKHVHVNETKFKLNTLIDIGRQVAQGMDYLHAKNIIHRDLKSNNIFLHEDLSVKIGDFGLATAKTRWSGEKQANQPTGSILWMAPEVIRMQEQNPYSFQSDVYAFGIVMYELLGECLPYCHISNKDQILFMVGRGLLRPDMSQVRSDAPQALKRLAEDCIKYNPKERPLFRPLLNMLENMLRTLPKIHRSASEPNLTQSQLQNEDFLYLCPSPKTPVNFNNFQFYSSAGNI from the exons atgtCTAGTGAGTCGTCAATGGAGAGCGACAGCGAGCTCTATGATCCGCTGGCCGAGGAGCTGCACAATGTTCAACTGGTGAAGCATGTGACCAGGGAAAATATTGACGCATTGAATGCCAAATTTGCCAATCTACAAGAGCCTCCGGCTATGTACTTAAATG AATACCAAGAGCTGACCTCAAAGCTGCATGAACTGGAGGCCAAAGAGCACGAGTTGATGGAGCaattgcaacagcaacaacaacaacaacaacaacagcagcatcagGAGCCAGAtcatcaccagcagcagcaacaaccacattatcaaaatcaaacacaaatcCTGCAACAGCAGCGACAATTGGCCAAAAGAACTAATCAGGCATCTGCtggtgttgttggtggtggccTCACTGATAGTCTGGTATCAAGCGTGTCTTCATCCTCAGCCGCCTTTCGTCAGACAAAGATTTTATTACGCGTTCATTTGCCCAATCAGCAGCGCACCACCGTTGAGGTAGTGCCTGGCGTACGCCTTTGCGATGCATTGATGAAGGCATTAAAATTGCGCCAACTAACGCCCGATATGTGTGAGGTTAGCACATCGTTGGCGGGTAGACATATCATACCATGGAATACAGATATTGGCTCACTGCATGTAGAAGAAATTTATGTGCGTTTGGTTGATAGATTTCCCATACGCACCCATATCAAGCATCAGATTATACGCAAAACCTTCTTTTCGTTGGTGTTTTGCGAAGGTTGCCGTCGCCTTCTGTTCACTGGATTTTATTGCAGTCAGTGTAATTTTCGTTTCCATCAGAGATGCGCCAACCGTGTACCGATGCTGTGTCAACCGTTCCCCATGGATAGTTACTATCAGTTGCTGTTGGCCGAACAACCGGATCCGACAACCATGGGCGGTGGTTTAACAGGAGGACGCGGCATTGCCGTTAAATTCAAC GGTCGTGCTCCACGTATTAGCCAGGATGATCGTTCCAACTCGGCGCCAAATGTCTGTATCAATAATATCAATCGATCTATGACTAGCGAGGTTCAGCGCAGTTTAATTATGCAATCCAGACCCCCATTGCCG CATCCTTGTACCGATCATTCATCAAATTCAACGCAAGCTTCGCCTACCAGTACCTTGAAGCATAATCGTCCTCGTGCTCGTTCCGCCGATGAGAGCAATAAGAATCTACTCTCCCGCGATGCTAAAAGCTCCGAGGAAAATTGG AACATTCAAGCCGAAGAAATTTTAATTGGACCACGAATTGGTTCTGGCTCTTTTGGAACTGTCTATCGTGCCCATTGGCATGGACCGGTGGCTGTTAAAACATTGAATGTAAAAACTCCCAGTCCCGCCCAGTTGCAGGCATTCAAGAATGAAGTGGCAATGCTGAAAAAGACGCGACATTGTAATATTCTATTATTTATGGGTTGCGTATCGAAACCATCACTGGCCATTGTCACACAATGGTGTGAGGGGAGTAGTCTCTATAAGCATGTCCACGTGAATGAGaccaaattcaaattgaacacCCTTATAGACATTGGTAGGCAAGTGGCCCAGGGAATGGATTATTTACATGCCAAGAATATTATACACAG AGACCTCAAGTCCAATAACATCTTCCTGCACGAAGATTTGTCGGTAAAAATTGGCGATTTCGGTCTGGCCACGGCCAAAACACGTTGGTCTGGTGAAAAGCAAGCGAATCAACCAACTGGCAGCATTTTATGGATGGCCCCCGAAGTGATACGTATGCAAGAGCAGAATCCCTACTCGTTTCAATCGGATGTCTATGCCTTTGGCATTGTCATGTACGAACTATTGGGCGAATGTCTGCCCTATTGTCATATTAGTAATAAGGATCAAATCCTATTTATGGTGGGACGTGGTCTCCTTAGACCGGATATGAGTCAAGTGCGTTCCGATGCACCGCAAGCACTGAAACGCTTAGCCGAGGACTGTATCAAGTATAATCCTAAAGAGCGTCCGCTATTTCGGCCGTTGCTCAATATGCTGGAAAATATGTTAAGAACCCTGCCGAAAATTCATCGCAGTGCAAGTGAACCGAATTTGACACAATCGCAATTACAAAATGAAGATTTCTTGTATCTCTGCCCCAGTCCAAAGACGCCGGTGAATTTTAATAACTTTCAATTTTATAGCAGTGCAGGAAATATCTAA
- the LOC6648392 gene encoding ras-related protein Rab-39B — protein sequence MVEPIFEYQFRLILIGDSTVGKSSLLKFFTDGKFAELSDPTVGVDFFARLIEMKDGTQIKLQLWDTAGQERFRSITKSYYRNSVGVLLVYDISNHASFEHIPLWMMEAQRHIEPHRPVFALVGCKLDLINAGGGHREVSTEEAQTFAKQHGLHFVETSARTGANVEEAFRMVTQEVYARIRSGEYKAEDGWDGIKSGFARPNSLDFNLVVAEPEKSSCC from the exons ATGGTTGAACCAATCTTTGAGTACCAATTCCGTTTGATACTCATTGGCGACAGCACAGTGGGCAAAAGTTCCCTGCTGAAATTCTTTACAGATGGCAAATTTGCCGAG CTATCTGATCCCACAGTGGGTGTGGATTTTTTTGCCCGCCTAATCGAGATGAAAGATGGCACACAAATCAAATTGCAATTATGGGACACAGCTGGGCAAGAGCGTTTTCGTTCGATAACCAAATCGTACTATCGCAATTCGGTCGGCGTTCTTCTAGTCTATGATATTTCCAATCATGCCAGCTTTGAGCACATCCCATTGTGGATGATGGAGGCACAACGACATATTGAACCGCATCGTCCAGTGTTTGCCTTAGTTGGCTGTAAACTTGATTTAATTAATGCTGGCGGTGGACACCGGGAGGTAAGCACCGAGGAGGCTCAAACATTTGCCAAACAGCATGGCCTGCATTTCGTTGAGACGTCCGCCCGCACTGGAGCCAATGTGGAGGAGGCATTTCGCATGGTCACTCAAGAGGTGTACGCTCGCATTCGATCGGGCGAATATAAAGCCGAAGATGGTTGGGATGGCATCAAATCTGGCTTTGCCAGGCCAAATAGTCTGGATTTCAATTTGGTTGTGGCTGAACCAGAAAAATCATCCTGTTgttga
- the LOC6648393 gene encoding rhythmically expressed gene 2 protein — MPLAKQFLRNLQRFRLVTFDVTDTLLHLKDPIEQYKQTAIECGVQNIDTGKLALCFRRQFKNMSMDHPNFGQGTGKMGWQCWWKELVVQTFRCVDGSIPQEKLNTIAEQLLAIFRTRACWQHVNGAKELVERVRNAGKCVGVISNFDPSLRQVLDEMNFMNHFDFVLTSYEAGVMKPNPSIFRIPLERLNIAPHEALHIGNKSDMDYVGARNSGWSGLLVHSGGVKDDNEVDGGQHTYKSIAQMLDALETQEIQW, encoded by the coding sequence ATGCCGTTGGCCAAACAATTTTTACGAAATTTGCAACGCTTTCGTTTAGTTACATTTGATGTGACCGACACCCTGCTGCATCTCAAGGATCCCATAGAGCAGTACAAACAAACTGCCATCGAATGCGGTGTCCAAAATATAGATACTGGAAAACTTGCGCTTTGTTTTCGTAGACAATTCAAAAATATGAGCATGGACCATCCGAATTTTGGCCAAGGAACCGGCAAAATGGGCTGGCAATGCTGGTGGAAAGAGCTTGTTGTGCAGACTTTCCGTTGCGTGGATGGAAGTATACCACAGGAAAAGCTAAATACCATAGCGGAACAATTGTTGGCCATATTTCGTACGCGTGCCTGCTGGCAGCATGTAAATGGAGCCAAGGAACTGGTGGAAAGGGTTCGCAATGCTGGAAAATGTGTAGGTGTCATATCGAATTTCGATCCATCATTGCGTCAGGTGCTAGACGAAATGAACTTTATGAATCATTTCGATTTCGTACTGACATCGTATGAGGCTGGTGTTATGAAACCGAACCCTTCCATTTTTCGCATACCACTGGAGCGTTTGAATATTGCGCCACATGAGGCCCTCCACATTGGCAATAAATCCGATATGGACTATGTAGGAGCACGGAACAGCGGTTGGAGTGGCCTACTAGTGCATTCCGGCGGTGTTAAAGATGATAATGAAGTTGATGGAGGACAGCATACATATAAAAGCATCGCTCAGATGCTAGATGCTCTGGAAACGCAAGAGATTCAATGGTGA